Proteins encoded in a region of the Roseateles sp. SL47 genome:
- a CDS encoding glycoside hydrolase family protein: MSRARIAAAVLTLSAAGFAAIVGHEGFEPVAKPPVQGDRPTYGFGSTFHADGTPVQAGETIAPPAAIRLSVAHITKGEPQLRACVTAPVSQEEWDILVDLAYWRGFSGACRSEVVTNINAGRYAEACAAYLNLDSRKAAGRDCAAAGSGCRGVWLRAQERNRKCMEAQ, encoded by the coding sequence ATGAGCCGCGCCCGCATCGCCGCCGCTGTGCTCACCCTCAGCGCCGCCGGCTTCGCTGCCATCGTTGGTCATGAGGGCTTCGAGCCTGTTGCCAAGCCGCCGGTGCAGGGAGACCGACCAACTTATGGCTTCGGCTCCACGTTCCACGCTGATGGCACTCCGGTGCAGGCCGGTGAAACCATTGCCCCGCCGGCGGCGATTCGCCTGTCCGTCGCCCACATCACCAAGGGTGAGCCGCAGCTGCGCGCGTGCGTGACTGCGCCAGTGAGTCAAGAGGAGTGGGACATCCTCGTTGACCTTGCCTACTGGCGCGGCTTCTCCGGCGCGTGCCGGAGTGAGGTGGTGACGAACATCAACGCCGGCCGCTATGCCGAAGCCTGTGCCGCGTACCTCAACCTGGACAGCCGCAAGGCCGCCGGGCGCGACTGTGCCGCCGCTGGCAGCGGTTGCCGTGGCGTGTGGCTCCGGGCCCAGGAACGCAACCGCAAGTGCATGGAGGCGCAATGA
- a CDS encoding dATP/dGTP diphosphohydrolase domain-containing protein: MSEKPTNPKDAIGANKLPLHLWPPAATAYGCVGLAEGALKYGRGNWRDAGVRASIYVDACKRHLDAWFEGEEVAPDSGSPHLANALACLAILVDAKTAGKLVDDRNFNGAGYRALVEELMPHIAHLRDLFKDKAPRHFTIADNREAQ, encoded by the coding sequence ATGAGCGAGAAGCCCACCAACCCCAAGGACGCCATCGGCGCCAACAAGTTGCCGCTGCACCTGTGGCCGCCGGCGGCGACCGCCTACGGATGCGTGGGCCTGGCCGAGGGGGCGCTGAAGTATGGCCGGGGGAACTGGCGCGATGCCGGCGTGCGTGCGTCCATCTATGTGGACGCCTGCAAGCGGCACCTGGACGCGTGGTTCGAAGGTGAGGAGGTCGCGCCGGACTCCGGCTCGCCGCATCTGGCCAATGCCCTCGCATGCCTCGCCATCCTGGTGGACGCGAAGACGGCCGGGAAGCTGGTGGATGACCGCAACTTCAACGGCGCCGGATACCGGGCGTTGGTGGAGGAGTTGATGCCTCACATCGCGCACCTGCGGGACCTGTTCAAGGACAAGGCACCTCGCCACTTCACCATCGCGGACAACCGGGAGGCCCAATGA
- a CDS encoding DUF7220 family protein, whose amino-acid sequence MNILIACGLASFIFVALFTWRAYTRTPGPGQSPRSAITEAWVNIAVGFAINFVANFLILPLIGAHPSAAQNFWIGWIYTAVSIVRQYAIRRWFNAHLVALSRRLAGEGGS is encoded by the coding sequence ATGAACATCCTCATCGCCTGCGGGCTGGCAAGCTTCATCTTCGTCGCGCTCTTCACCTGGCGGGCCTACACCCGCACGCCTGGGCCCGGCCAGTCGCCGCGCAGCGCCATCACCGAAGCGTGGGTCAACATTGCGGTCGGCTTCGCGATCAACTTCGTCGCCAATTTCCTGATCCTGCCGCTGATCGGCGCCCACCCCAGCGCCGCCCAAAACTTCTGGATTGGCTGGATCTACACCGCTGTCTCCATCGTCCGCCAGTACGCGATCCGCCGGTGGTTCAACGCGCACCTAGTGGCGCTGTCGCGACGGCTGGCCGGGGAGGGTGGCTCATGA